From the Opitutus sp. ER46 genome, one window contains:
- the rho gene encoding transcription termination factor Rho, whose amino-acid sequence MEKKSESAPSAPAAALPIGNAPVAPADNANSAPAAPVDNTIRVEGVLEIDTQRGGNGQLIDVVKGGKRRPTDPFVPKELIRRFKLKTGMRVGGTAFPPDGRFPNPKMKFIESVDGKSIEERRAKPEFTTLTTISPNQHLKMEMKDGRMTTRAVDLFCPIGKGTRGLIVAPPRTGKTTLLRDMALGVLENNPECQVMILLVDERPEEVTDFKRSVPGAEIWASSNDEQIENHIRIADLCIERAKRLVETGGDVVLFVDSITRLSRAHNTARNSGRTGSGGLDVRALEKPRQMFATARKTEEGGSLTIIASVLVETGSRMDDVIFQEFKGTGNMELVLDRKCAEMRLWPAINIASSGTRKEELLIDAKSLEGIHFFRRALVQQKIEEACETMIARLSKTKTNAEFLKLIAR is encoded by the coding sequence ATGGAAAAGAAAAGTGAGTCCGCCCCGTCGGCCCCAGCTGCCGCATTGCCTATTGGCAACGCGCCCGTCGCCCCCGCGGACAACGCCAACTCCGCTCCCGCCGCTCCGGTCGATAACACGATCCGCGTCGAGGGCGTTCTCGAGATCGACACCCAGCGCGGCGGCAACGGCCAGCTGATTGATGTCGTCAAGGGCGGCAAGCGCCGCCCCACCGATCCCTTTGTCCCGAAGGAGCTCATTCGTCGTTTCAAGCTGAAGACCGGCATGCGCGTCGGCGGCACGGCGTTTCCGCCCGACGGCCGCTTCCCGAACCCGAAGATGAAGTTCATCGAATCGGTCGACGGGAAATCCATCGAGGAGCGCCGCGCGAAGCCGGAGTTCACGACGCTCACGACCATCTCGCCAAATCAGCATCTGAAGATGGAGATGAAGGATGGCCGCATGACCACGCGCGCCGTCGACCTTTTCTGCCCCATCGGCAAGGGCACCCGTGGCCTCATCGTCGCTCCGCCCCGCACCGGCAAGACCACGCTCCTGCGCGACATGGCGCTCGGCGTCCTCGAGAACAACCCCGAGTGCCAGGTCATGATCCTCCTCGTCGACGAGCGTCCCGAGGAAGTCACCGATTTCAAACGCAGCGTCCCCGGCGCGGAGATCTGGGCCTCGTCCAACGACGAGCAGATCGAGAACCACATCCGCATTGCCGACCTCTGCATCGAGCGCGCCAAGCGCCTCGTCGAGACCGGCGGCGACGTCGTCCTCTTCGTCGACTCGATCACGCGCCTTTCCCGCGCCCACAACACCGCTCGCAACTCGGGCCGTACCGGCTCCGGCGGCCTCGACGTCCGCGCCCTTGAGAAGCCGCGGCAGATGTTCGCCACCGCCCGCAAGACCGAGGAAGGCGGTTCCCTCACCATCATCGCCTCCGTGCTCGTCGAGACCGGCAGCCGCATGGATGACGTGATTTTCCAGGAGTTCAAAGGCACCGGCAACATGGAGCTCGTCCTCGACCGCAAGTGCGCCGAGATGCGCCTGTGGCCCGCGATCAACATCGCTTCCAGCGGCACTCGCAAGGAGGAGCTTCTCATCGACGCGAAGTCGCTTGAGGGGATCCACTTCTTCCGCCGCGCCCTCGTGCAGCAGAAGATCGAGGAGGCCTGCGAGACCATGATCGCCCGCCTGTCGAAAACCAAAACGAATGCCGAGTTCCTAAAACTCATTGCCCGTTAG
- the acs gene encoding acetate--CoA ligase: MPDQTITSVSREHRKFRPSAEFKAQANLGSDVAYKRLYAESVNSPDKFWDTQAKEHLVWRKPYKRVLEWNPPRAKWFVGGKLNVSENCLDRHLGTPRENKAALIFEGEPGDVRTITYKQLHFHVCRWAHIFENMGVGEGDRVAIYMPMIPEAVIAMLACARVGAIHTVVFGGFSPEALKDRINDCRAKLVITADGGWRRGKVIELKANVDRAIEHTPSVQSVIVVKRCGNPVNMVEGRDTWWREAWEGAPNYHTAKAFDAEHPLFILYTSGSTGKPKGVLHTSAGYLLGCKLSSHYVFDLKENDRYFCSADIGWITGHSYVVYGLLSNGATIFLYEGAPNHPEPDRFWQMIDRHGLTILYTAPTAIRAFMRWGDNYVLRHRLDSLRLLGSVGEPINPEAWMWYYTMVGKRRCPIVDTWWQTETGSIMIAPLPGLTPLKPGSATRPFFGVVPKVVNDHGVEVPRNSGGKLVITKPWPSMLRTLWGDDDRFKRQYFSEFPEHPEYYFTGDGARQDADGYFWIVGRIDDVLNVSGHRIGTAEVESALVSHPRVAEAAAVGRPDELKGQALVVFVTLKAGIQASDSLKEELREHVAKEIGSLARPDMVRFAAGLPKTRSGKIMRRILKEIAAGGEVRGDTSTLEDFSVVSALKSEE; encoded by the coding sequence GTGCCAGATCAGACGATTACCTCAGTATCCCGGGAACACCGGAAATTCAGGCCTTCGGCCGAGTTCAAAGCCCAAGCAAACCTTGGGAGTGATGTGGCCTACAAAAGGCTCTACGCGGAATCTGTCAACTCCCCAGACAAGTTCTGGGATACACAGGCCAAAGAGCATCTTGTGTGGCGCAAACCCTACAAGCGCGTGCTCGAGTGGAATCCCCCGCGCGCGAAATGGTTCGTCGGCGGAAAGCTCAATGTCTCCGAAAACTGCCTCGATCGTCACCTCGGCACGCCGCGCGAGAACAAGGCGGCGCTGATTTTCGAGGGCGAGCCAGGTGACGTGCGCACAATCACTTACAAGCAGCTTCACTTCCACGTCTGCCGTTGGGCGCACATCTTTGAGAACATGGGCGTGGGCGAGGGCGATCGCGTGGCCATCTACATGCCGATGATCCCCGAGGCGGTGATTGCAATGCTCGCGTGCGCGCGGGTCGGCGCCATCCACACCGTCGTGTTCGGCGGGTTCAGTCCGGAGGCGCTGAAGGATCGCATCAACGACTGCCGCGCCAAACTCGTCATCACGGCCGACGGGGGCTGGCGCCGCGGCAAGGTCATCGAGCTGAAGGCCAACGTCGACCGCGCGATCGAGCACACGCCCAGCGTGCAGAGCGTGATCGTCGTCAAACGCTGCGGCAATCCGGTGAACATGGTCGAGGGCCGCGATACGTGGTGGCGCGAGGCCTGGGAAGGCGCGCCGAATTATCACACGGCAAAAGCCTTCGATGCCGAGCACCCGCTGTTCATCCTTTATACCTCGGGCTCCACCGGAAAACCCAAGGGAGTGCTGCACACGAGCGCCGGCTACCTACTCGGGTGCAAGCTCAGCTCGCACTACGTTTTCGACCTGAAGGAAAACGACCGCTATTTCTGCTCAGCCGACATCGGCTGGATCACCGGGCACAGCTACGTCGTATACGGGCTCCTCTCGAATGGCGCCACGATCTTCCTGTACGAGGGCGCCCCGAATCATCCCGAGCCCGACCGCTTCTGGCAGATGATCGACCGCCACGGACTCACGATCCTCTACACCGCGCCAACCGCGATCCGCGCCTTCATGCGCTGGGGCGACAACTACGTCCTGCGCCATCGCCTCGACTCGCTGCGCCTCCTCGGCTCGGTTGGCGAGCCCATCAATCCCGAGGCGTGGATGTGGTACTACACAATGGTCGGCAAACGGCGGTGTCCGATCGTGGACACCTGGTGGCAGACCGAGACTGGCAGCATCATGATCGCGCCACTGCCCGGCCTTACGCCCTTGAAGCCCGGCTCCGCCACGCGCCCGTTCTTCGGCGTCGTGCCGAAGGTGGTGAACGATCACGGCGTGGAGGTGCCCCGCAACAGCGGCGGCAAGCTCGTGATCACCAAGCCATGGCCTTCGATGCTGCGCACGCTCTGGGGCGACGACGACCGTTTCAAACGGCAATACTTCAGCGAGTTCCCCGAGCACCCGGAGTACTACTTCACGGGCGATGGCGCGCGCCAGGACGCCGACGGCTACTTCTGGATCGTCGGCCGGATCGATGACGTCCTCAACGTATCCGGACACCGGATCGGCACGGCCGAGGTGGAAAGCGCGCTGGTGTCGCATCCGCGCGTCGCCGAGGCGGCGGCGGTGGGCCGGCCGGACGAGTTGAAGGGGCAGGCGCTCGTGGTGTTCGTCACGCTCAAGGCCGGTATCCAGGCCTCCGATTCGCTGAAGGAGGAGTTGCGCGAGCACGTCGCCAAGGAGATCGGATCGCTGGCGCGCCCCGACATGGTCCGATTTGCCGCCGGGCTCCCCAAGACGCGCAGCGGGAAGATCATGCGCCGCATCCTGAAGGAGATCGCCGCCGGCGGCGAGGTGCGGGGCGACACGTCGACCCTGGAGGACTTCTCGGTCGTCTCGGCGCTGAAATCCGAGGAATAA
- the hisF gene encoding imidazole glycerol phosphate synthase subunit HisF, translating to MLSRRIIPCLDVNAGRVVKGVKFQELRDAGDPVQCAKAYDAQGADELVFLDITASSDNRGIMHHVVAATAEQCFMPLTVGGGLRSVGDIEAMLKSGADKVSLNTAAIKDPALIQASSDRFGAQCIVVAIDAKREPDGRSWRVYTHGGRNRTELDAIAWAERAASLGAGEILLTSMDADGTLAGYDLGLTRAVSDAVGIPVIASGGAGKLDHFAEVLDAGHASAVLAASLFHFGTFTIPQVKDYLADQGVPVRR from the coding sequence ATGCTCTCCCGCCGCATCATTCCGTGCCTGGACGTCAACGCCGGTCGCGTCGTCAAGGGCGTTAAGTTCCAGGAACTCCGCGACGCCGGCGATCCCGTCCAGTGCGCCAAGGCCTACGACGCCCAGGGCGCCGACGAGCTCGTGTTCCTCGACATCACCGCGTCGAGCGACAACCGCGGGATCATGCACCACGTTGTCGCCGCCACCGCGGAGCAGTGCTTCATGCCGCTCACCGTGGGCGGCGGCCTCCGCTCCGTGGGCGACATCGAGGCGATGCTGAAATCGGGCGCCGACAAGGTTTCGCTCAACACCGCCGCGATCAAGGACCCCGCGCTCATCCAGGCGTCCTCCGATCGCTTTGGCGCGCAGTGCATCGTCGTCGCGATCGACGCCAAGCGCGAACCTGACGGCCGCTCCTGGCGCGTTTACACGCACGGCGGTCGCAACCGCACCGAACTCGATGCGATCGCCTGGGCCGAACGCGCCGCCAGCCTCGGCGCCGGCGAGATTCTCCTCACCAGCATGGACGCCGACGGGACCCTCGCCGGCTACGACCTCGGGCTGACCCGTGCGGTCAGCGACGCCGTCGGCATCCCTGTCATTGCCAGTGGCGGCGCCGGCAAACTGGATCACTTCGCCGAGGTGCTCGACGCCGGCCACGCCAGCGCCGTCCTCGCCGCCAGCCTGTTCCACTTTGGCACGTTCACGATTCCTCAGGTAAAGGACTACCTCGCCGACCAAGGCGTGCCGGTTCGCCGCTGA